A DNA window from Oscarella lobularis chromosome 8, ooOscLobu1.1, whole genome shotgun sequence contains the following coding sequences:
- the LOC136190732 gene encoding ferric-chelate reductase 1-like isoform X3 — MIALGFSDDRSMGQDDVAGCYRDINDSVVLVDSWNPNGYAPNELDTIDNLDMGKSMGSYSSGLLQCQIVRDLTTNDTAQDWDWTQAWFLLYPYASSTGPGPVGSLPYHSATPEISSTRVNISAGQVPTQKPTSAVPPSRLVNIDFDDCDDKFCYQNPSDCTPATCLYGLTIETTSTEATIKLTTTADGMIALGFSADVNMGEDDVVGCVRTGGSNVVAKDAWNPNGRNPNVKDTVDNLDTSNSFGTFVDGTLQCQIVRTLISTDTAQDYNWNVPWYLFYPYSTSTGSDGGGFPRHSLTPVTTASKVNITTDRSAGSATSDRIKFVKAHGIFMILAWIGLASTGMILARYYKKVFPNDQPLFCFSGMPAAWFQLHRIHMITTVLFSIIGFIVIFAGVKGWTAAGGDGLRTAHPIIGVIVVALAIAQPIMAAFRCAPDDENRVIFNWAHFLVGTTALILGIVNVYLGIYVADAQFGGFLDRIPVYIVIAWTVIAFIIEMILEIKGYMAKSASDSNEIEMKGKGDQSEKTSEPENKTSEKVLLVVYMTVSLGLAIAMVIVVGVRNP, encoded by the exons ATGATTGCCCTTGGATTTTCCGATGATCGAAGCATG GGTCAAGATGATGTGGCTGGCTGCTATAGAGATATTAATGACAGCGTCGTTCTTGTCGATTCATGGAATCCCAATGGCTATGCACCGAATGAGTTGGATACAATAGAt aatcTTGACATGGGGAAAAGTATGGGATCGTACAGTAGTGGCCTATTGCAGTGCCAAATTGTGCGAGATCTCACAACAAATGATACAGCTCAAGATTGGGATTGGACGCAGGCATGGTTCCTACTTTATCCATACGCCTCCAGCACAG GTCCTGGACCAGTTGGGTCTCTTCCGTATCATTCTGCTACGCCAGAGATAAGCTCGACGCGAGTTAATATCAGTGCTGGACAAGTACCAACACAGAAGCCAACATCTGCTGTTCCGCCTTCAAGACTTGTAAAC ATTGATTTTGATGATTGTGATGATAAGTTTTGCTATCAAAATCCATCTGACTGCACGCCGGCCACGTGTTTATACGGTCTTACAATTGAGACAACGAGTACAGAAGCCACAATCAAACTCACTACAACAGCCGATGGAATGATTGCGTTGGGATTTTCAGCGGACGTCAACATGG GTGAAGACGACGTAGTGGGATGCGTTAGAACAGGTGGAAGTAACGTCGTTGCCAAGGACGCGTGGAATCCAAATGGTCGAAATCCAAATGTCAAGGATACCGTTGAC AATCTCGATACTAGCAACAGTTTTGGCACATTCGTTGACGGAACTCTTCAATGCCAAATTGTTCGCACTCTCATTTCGACGGACACGGCTCAAGATTACAATTGGAATGTACCCTGGTATCTTTTCTATCCATACAGCACTTCAACAG gttccgacggcggcggttttCCCAGGCATTCGTTGACACCAGTGACGACAGCTTCCAAAGTGAATATTACTACAGATAGATCTGCAGGATCTGCTACTAGCGATCGAatcaaattcgtcaaagCTCATG GAATATTTATGATACTTGCGTGGATTGGTCTCGCTTCTACTGGAATGATATTGGCTCGCTATTACAAAAAAGTCTTTCCCAACGACCAACCGCTATTCTGCTTCAGTGGAATGCCTGCAGCCTGGTTTCAG CTTCACCGCATTCACATGATAACTACGGTTCTTTTCAGCATTATTGGTTTTATTGTTATTTTTGCGGGCGTCAAAGGCTGGACT gcgGCTGGTGGGGATGGGTTACGCACGGCTCATCCCATCATTGGCGTTATAGTCGTTGCACTAGCAATAGCTCAA CCAATTATGGCGGCTTTTCGCTGTGCTCCCGATGATGAAAA tcGCGTTATATTCAATTGGGCTCATTTCCTCGTTGGCACAACAGCTCTCATTCTCGGAA TTGTCAACGTGTATTTGGGCATCTATGTTGCCGATGCTCAATTCGGCGGCTTTCTGGATCGCATTCCCGTTTACATTGTCATCGCTTGGACTGTGATCGCTTTCATCATTGAAATGATTTTGGAGATCAAAGGCTATATGGCAAAGTCCGCTTCTGATTCTAACGAAATAGaaatgaaaggaaaaggGGACCAATCGGAAAAGACTTCTGAACCTGAG AACAAGACTTCTGAGAaagttcttctcgtcgtttatATGACTGTCAGTCTCGGCTTGGCCATCGCCATGGTGATTGTCGTTGGTGTTCGTAATCCGTGA
- the LOC136190732 gene encoding ferric-chelate reductase 1-like isoform X2, translated as MKTLAAVALLFLVVETAKIDFGKCSDSAVYCHRKPADCTPASCLYGVTVETDGTQATITLATSEGGMIALGFSDDQSMGEDDVAGCYRKSDDSVIFVDSWNPNGVNPNKLDTIDNLDMGKSMGSYSNGLLQCQIVRDLTTNDTDEDRDWTQAWFLLHPYASTTGPGPVGSLPYHSATPEISSTRVNISAGQVPTQKPTSAVPPSRLVNIDFDDCDDKFCYQNPSDCTPATCLYGLTIETTSTEATIKLTTTADGMIALGFSADVNMGEDDVVGCVRTGGSNVVAKDAWNPNGRNPNVKDTVDNLDTSNSFGTFVDGTLQCQIVRTLISTDTAQDYNWNVPWYLFYPYSTSTGSDGGGFPRHSLTPVTTASKVNITTDRSAGSATSDRIKFVKAHGIFMILAWIGLASTGMILARYYKKVFPNDQPLFCFSGMPAAWFQLHRIHMITTVLFSIIGFIVIFAGVKGWTAAGGDGLRTAHPIIGVIVVALAIAQPIMAAFRCAPDDENRVIFNWAHFLVGTTALILGIVNVYLGIYVADAQFGGFLDRIPVYIVIAWTVIAFIIEMILEIKGYMAKSASDSNEIEMKGKGDQSEKTSEPENKTSEKVLLVVYMTVSLGLAIAMVIVVGVRNP; from the exons ATGAAAACA CTCGCAgccgtcgctcttcttttcctcgtcgtcgaaacggcaAAG ATCGACTTCGGAAAGTGCTCCGATAGCGCAGTTTATTGCCATCGAAAACCAGCCGACTGCACACCCGCTTCGTGTCTCTACGGCGTCACCGTGGAAACGGATGGAACACAAGCGACAATCACGCTCGCAACAAGCGAAGGGGGAATGATTGCCCTTGGATTTTCCGATGATCAAAGCATG GGTGAAGATGATGTGGCTGGCTGCTATAGAAAGTCTGATGACAGCGTCATTTTTGTCGATTCATGGAATCCCAATGGCGTGAACCCGAATAAGTTGGATACAATAGAT AATCTTGACATGGGAAAGAGTATGGGATCGTACAGTAATGGCCTATTGCAGTGCCAAATTGTGCGAGATCTCACAACGAATGATACAGATGAAGATCGGGATTGGACGCAGGCATGGTTCCTACTTCATCCATACGCCTCCACCACAG GTCCTGGACCAGTTGGGTCTCTTCCGTATCATTCTGCTACGCCAGAGATAAGCTCGACGCGAGTTAATATCAGTGCTGGACAAGTACCAACACAGAAGCCAACATCTGCTGTTCCGCCTTCAAGACTTGTAAAC ATTGATTTTGATGATTGTGATGATAAGTTTTGCTATCAAAATCCATCTGACTGCACGCCGGCCACGTGTTTATACGGTCTTACAATTGAGACAACGAGTACAGAAGCCACAATCAAACTCACTACAACAGCCGATGGAATGATTGCGTTGGGATTTTCAGCGGACGTCAACATGG GTGAAGACGACGTAGTGGGATGCGTTAGAACAGGTGGAAGTAACGTCGTTGCCAAGGACGCGTGGAATCCAAATGGTCGAAATCCAAATGTCAAGGATACCGTTGAC AATCTCGATACTAGCAACAGTTTTGGCACATTCGTTGACGGAACTCTTCAATGCCAAATTGTTCGCACTCTCATTTCGACGGACACGGCTCAAGATTACAATTGGAATGTACCCTGGTATCTTTTCTATCCATACAGCACTTCAACAG gttccgacggcggcggttttCCCAGGCATTCGTTGACACCAGTGACGACAGCTTCCAAAGTGAATATTACTACAGATAGATCTGCAGGATCTGCTACTAGCGATCGAatcaaattcgtcaaagCTCATG GAATATTTATGATACTTGCGTGGATTGGTCTCGCTTCTACTGGAATGATATTGGCTCGCTATTACAAAAAAGTCTTTCCCAACGACCAACCGCTATTCTGCTTCAGTGGAATGCCTGCAGCCTGGTTTCAG CTTCACCGCATTCACATGATAACTACGGTTCTTTTCAGCATTATTGGTTTTATTGTTATTTTTGCGGGCGTCAAAGGCTGGACT gcgGCTGGTGGGGATGGGTTACGCACGGCTCATCCCATCATTGGCGTTATAGTCGTTGCACTAGCAATAGCTCAA CCAATTATGGCGGCTTTTCGCTGTGCTCCCGATGATGAAAA tcGCGTTATATTCAATTGGGCTCATTTCCTCGTTGGCACAACAGCTCTCATTCTCGGAA TTGTCAACGTGTATTTGGGCATCTATGTTGCCGATGCTCAATTCGGCGGCTTTCTGGATCGCATTCCCGTTTACATTGTCATCGCTTGGACTGTGATCGCTTTCATCATTGAAATGATTTTGGAGATCAAAGGCTATATGGCAAAGTCCGCTTCTGATTCTAACGAAATAGaaatgaaaggaaaaggGGACCAATCGGAAAAGACTTCTGAACCTGAG AACAAGACTTCTGAGAaagttcttctcgtcgtttatATGACTGTCAGTCTCGGCTTGGCCATCGCCATGGTGATTGTCGTTGGTGTTCGTAATCCGTGA
- the LOC136190732 gene encoding ferric-chelate reductase 1-like isoform X1: protein MKTLAAVALLFLVVETAKGQNIDFGKCSDSAVYCHRKPADCTPASCLYGVTVETDGTQATITLATSEGGMIALGFSDDQSMGEDDVAGCYRKSDDSVIFVDSWNPNGVNPNKLDTIDNLDMGKSMGSYSNGLLQCQIVRDLTTNDTDEDRDWTQAWFLLHPYASTTGPGPVGSLPYHSATPEISSTRVNISAGQVPTQKPTSAVPPSRLVNIDFDDCDDKFCYQNPSDCTPATCLYGLTIETTSTEATIKLTTTADGMIALGFSADVNMGEDDVVGCVRTGGSNVVAKDAWNPNGRNPNVKDTVDNLDTSNSFGTFVDGTLQCQIVRTLISTDTAQDYNWNVPWYLFYPYSTSTGSDGGGFPRHSLTPVTTASKVNITTDRSAGSATSDRIKFVKAHGIFMILAWIGLASTGMILARYYKKVFPNDQPLFCFSGMPAAWFQLHRIHMITTVLFSIIGFIVIFAGVKGWTAAGGDGLRTAHPIIGVIVVALAIAQPIMAAFRCAPDDENRVIFNWAHFLVGTTALILGIVNVYLGIYVADAQFGGFLDRIPVYIVIAWTVIAFIIEMILEIKGYMAKSASDSNEIEMKGKGDQSEKTSEPENKTSEKVLLVVYMTVSLGLAIAMVIVVGVRNP, encoded by the exons ATGAAAACA CTCGCAgccgtcgctcttcttttcctcgtcgtcgaaacggcaAAG GGTCAAAAC ATCGACTTCGGAAAGTGCTCCGATAGCGCAGTTTATTGCCATCGAAAACCAGCCGACTGCACACCCGCTTCGTGTCTCTACGGCGTCACCGTGGAAACGGATGGAACACAAGCGACAATCACGCTCGCAACAAGCGAAGGGGGAATGATTGCCCTTGGATTTTCCGATGATCAAAGCATG GGTGAAGATGATGTGGCTGGCTGCTATAGAAAGTCTGATGACAGCGTCATTTTTGTCGATTCATGGAATCCCAATGGCGTGAACCCGAATAAGTTGGATACAATAGAT AATCTTGACATGGGAAAGAGTATGGGATCGTACAGTAATGGCCTATTGCAGTGCCAAATTGTGCGAGATCTCACAACGAATGATACAGATGAAGATCGGGATTGGACGCAGGCATGGTTCCTACTTCATCCATACGCCTCCACCACAG GTCCTGGACCAGTTGGGTCTCTTCCGTATCATTCTGCTACGCCAGAGATAAGCTCGACGCGAGTTAATATCAGTGCTGGACAAGTACCAACACAGAAGCCAACATCTGCTGTTCCGCCTTCAAGACTTGTAAAC ATTGATTTTGATGATTGTGATGATAAGTTTTGCTATCAAAATCCATCTGACTGCACGCCGGCCACGTGTTTATACGGTCTTACAATTGAGACAACGAGTACAGAAGCCACAATCAAACTCACTACAACAGCCGATGGAATGATTGCGTTGGGATTTTCAGCGGACGTCAACATGG GTGAAGACGACGTAGTGGGATGCGTTAGAACAGGTGGAAGTAACGTCGTTGCCAAGGACGCGTGGAATCCAAATGGTCGAAATCCAAATGTCAAGGATACCGTTGAC AATCTCGATACTAGCAACAGTTTTGGCACATTCGTTGACGGAACTCTTCAATGCCAAATTGTTCGCACTCTCATTTCGACGGACACGGCTCAAGATTACAATTGGAATGTACCCTGGTATCTTTTCTATCCATACAGCACTTCAACAG gttccgacggcggcggttttCCCAGGCATTCGTTGACACCAGTGACGACAGCTTCCAAAGTGAATATTACTACAGATAGATCTGCAGGATCTGCTACTAGCGATCGAatcaaattcgtcaaagCTCATG GAATATTTATGATACTTGCGTGGATTGGTCTCGCTTCTACTGGAATGATATTGGCTCGCTATTACAAAAAAGTCTTTCCCAACGACCAACCGCTATTCTGCTTCAGTGGAATGCCTGCAGCCTGGTTTCAG CTTCACCGCATTCACATGATAACTACGGTTCTTTTCAGCATTATTGGTTTTATTGTTATTTTTGCGGGCGTCAAAGGCTGGACT gcgGCTGGTGGGGATGGGTTACGCACGGCTCATCCCATCATTGGCGTTATAGTCGTTGCACTAGCAATAGCTCAA CCAATTATGGCGGCTTTTCGCTGTGCTCCCGATGATGAAAA tcGCGTTATATTCAATTGGGCTCATTTCCTCGTTGGCACAACAGCTCTCATTCTCGGAA TTGTCAACGTGTATTTGGGCATCTATGTTGCCGATGCTCAATTCGGCGGCTTTCTGGATCGCATTCCCGTTTACATTGTCATCGCTTGGACTGTGATCGCTTTCATCATTGAAATGATTTTGGAGATCAAAGGCTATATGGCAAAGTCCGCTTCTGATTCTAACGAAATAGaaatgaaaggaaaaggGGACCAATCGGAAAAGACTTCTGAACCTGAG AACAAGACTTCTGAGAaagttcttctcgtcgtttatATGACTGTCAGTCTCGGCTTGGCCATCGCCATGGTGATTGTCGTTGGTGTTCGTAATCCGTGA